Proteins from one Candidatus Desulfovibrio trichonymphae genomic window:
- the mfd gene encoding transcription-repair coupling factor — MQNTSDLLSGREMLYLQRCGMATRCRLACQALAAGRGAVLVTRGREEFNSARALLALFTPVLSQGDVPPARPGFDSPCVSLPPPVLWRDKTNWASRLTALYALIRGQPRCLVADLESLLLLYMPLTFFEAKSLTLLKGGEYSPELVMNQAAEWGYERVSLVNRPGDMAMRGDILDIFPTGHSRPVRLEFFGNAVEEIRLFDAESQRSLLHIDDLTLLPISPLALNKSESGKAAARCEALFDEGRISETHCYSFKKSLDNGGVDLLPGIVFENSSHIEDWLPKDSLWLLPGEADSTEALRDAQLALKQILESEDAPLPQPANLALRKNSQPAPWRNFQRVFAEPLVAGVEKRGESLPERTMHSFSDLFPLPGAQDRPWQHLAAGLKEWSHSRRQVVLSFSSERGRTKFLHLAAQEGIAPSLRYGPEAGGLFALVSPFRSGVELVWDNALVLGEDILYPRAEKTPRVASRAFKGLDSFEEISNGDLLVHRDYGIGRFAGLHHLNLNEAANDFLLIEYSGRDKLYVPADRIGLIQRFKGAEGVEPPLDSLGGAGWIAGRNKVRKAVEKIAADLVEMYAWRKLAKGYRYAPPDDMYSEFESTFGFEETPDQAQAIADVLADMDKAEPMDRLICGDVGFGKTEVALRAAFRAVAEGRQVALLCPTTVLAEQHFQTFRTRLAGFPVHVALLSRFVPRVKQKETLSAAAAGQIDILIGTHRILSNDVKLPNLTLLILDEEQCFGVRHKEKLKSLKKNVDVLTLTATPIPRTLQLSMSGIRDLSIIETAPQDRKPVATAVLRRDDTMLAGVLACELEREGQVFWVHNRVQGLERVVEHAKKLAPQARVGMAHGQMSETALEETMHKFWHGDLDILVCTSIVESGLDFPRANTLVVDHAQMFGLGQLYQLRGRVGRSDRQAYAFFVVPADGRLSVVAEERLRIIQDMDYLGAGFQLAMEDLRLRGAGNILGEVQSGHMSRVGLDLYLEMLEESVARLKGEQPALVAETELTLGLPAHIPSSYIEDGHERLRCYKTLTAATDGADREKEALSIRDRFGPLPEELRHFLAVLDCKQFFAQLQVQKADVRRDCLRLTWAEGQSAVLPERLVELATKTPRARLHPPAGLTLPLPEGLSFPDGLLQIRRTLETAQVNTRIDGP, encoded by the coding sequence ATGCAAAACACAAGCGATTTGCTCTCCGGCCGGGAAATGCTCTATCTTCAACGTTGCGGCATGGCCACGCGCTGCCGTCTTGCCTGCCAGGCACTTGCGGCGGGGCGCGGTGCAGTGCTTGTGACACGGGGCAGGGAAGAGTTCAACAGTGCCCGCGCCCTGCTTGCCCTGTTCACCCCCGTTCTTTCACAGGGCGACGTCCCACCGGCAAGGCCGGGGTTTGACAGCCCTTGCGTCTCCCTGCCCCCGCCGGTTCTGTGGCGCGACAAAACAAATTGGGCATCCCGCCTCACAGCGCTCTATGCCTTGATCAGAGGGCAACCGCGCTGCCTTGTTGCCGATCTGGAAAGCCTGCTGCTGCTCTATATGCCCCTGACGTTTTTTGAGGCAAAAAGCCTTACGCTGCTCAAGGGCGGCGAATACTCGCCGGAGCTTGTGATGAATCAGGCGGCGGAATGGGGCTACGAGCGCGTCAGTCTTGTCAATCGCCCGGGCGACATGGCCATGCGCGGTGATATTCTGGATATTTTTCCCACTGGGCACAGCCGCCCGGTGCGTCTAGAATTTTTCGGCAACGCTGTTGAAGAAATACGCCTTTTTGATGCGGAAAGCCAGCGCTCCCTGTTGCATATTGACGATCTGACCCTTTTGCCCATAAGCCCGCTTGCCCTGAACAAAAGCGAGAGCGGCAAGGCCGCGGCGCGTTGCGAGGCCTTGTTCGATGAAGGCAGAATCAGCGAAACACATTGTTATTCTTTCAAAAAATCTCTGGACAACGGTGGGGTTGACCTGTTGCCTGGCATTGTTTTTGAAAATTCGAGCCATATCGAAGACTGGCTGCCGAAAGACAGCCTTTGGCTTTTGCCGGGCGAGGCAGACAGCACCGAAGCCCTGCGTGACGCGCAGCTTGCGCTCAAGCAGATACTGGAAAGCGAAGACGCCCCCCTGCCGCAACCGGCAAATCTGGCGTTGCGCAAAAACTCACAGCCCGCGCCCTGGCGCAATTTTCAGCGCGTTTTTGCCGAACCTCTTGTGGCAGGTGTGGAGAAACGGGGAGAAAGCCTTCCTGAACGGACGATGCATTCCTTCAGCGACCTTTTCCCCCTGCCGGGCGCACAGGACAGGCCTTGGCAGCATCTGGCGGCCGGTCTGAAAGAATGGAGTCATAGCCGCCGTCAGGTTGTGCTGAGTTTTTCCTCAGAACGGGGCCGGACAAAATTTTTACACCTGGCCGCCCAGGAGGGCATTGCCCCGTCTCTGCGCTACGGGCCGGAAGCGGGCGGTCTTTTTGCCCTGGTCTCACCCTTCCGTTCAGGCGTGGAACTTGTCTGGGACAATGCGCTTGTTCTCGGTGAAGACATTCTTTACCCGCGCGCGGAAAAAACGCCGCGCGTGGCCTCACGCGCGTTCAAGGGACTGGACAGCTTTGAAGAAATCAGCAACGGCGATCTGCTTGTCCACAGAGACTACGGCATAGGCCGTTTTGCAGGACTGCATCACCTTAATCTCAACGAGGCCGCCAACGATTTTCTGCTGATCGAATATTCCGGTCGGGACAAGCTCTATGTTCCGGCAGATAGAATCGGTCTTATACAACGTTTTAAGGGGGCTGAGGGCGTGGAGCCGCCGCTCGACAGCCTGGGCGGCGCCGGCTGGATTGCCGGAAGGAACAAGGTCCGCAAAGCTGTTGAAAAAATCGCCGCGGATCTGGTGGAAATGTATGCCTGGCGCAAACTGGCCAAGGGCTACCGCTATGCCCCGCCCGACGACATGTATAGCGAATTCGAGTCCACCTTCGGTTTTGAGGAGACGCCGGATCAGGCACAGGCCATCGCCGACGTGCTGGCCGACATGGACAAGGCAGAGCCTATGGACCGGCTGATCTGCGGGGATGTCGGCTTCGGCAAAACAGAGGTAGCGTTGCGCGCGGCCTTTCGCGCCGTGGCTGAAGGCCGGCAGGTGGCCCTGCTCTGCCCCACTACCGTGCTTGCGGAACAGCATTTTCAGACTTTTCGGACGCGGCTTGCCGGCTTTCCTGTTCACGTCGCCCTGTTAAGCCGTTTCGTCCCTCGGGTGAAGCAGAAAGAAACCCTCAGCGCCGCTGCGGCAGGACAGATTGACATTTTGATAGGCACGCACCGCATTCTCTCCAACGATGTGAAACTGCCCAATCTGACACTTCTGATACTGGACGAGGAACAGTGCTTCGGCGTGCGCCATAAGGAAAAGCTCAAATCCCTTAAAAAAAATGTGGACGTGCTGACGCTCACGGCTACCCCCATTCCGCGCACATTGCAGCTTTCCATGTCCGGCATACGGGATCTCTCCATCATTGAAACAGCCCCGCAAGACCGCAAGCCTGTCGCCACAGCCGTGCTGCGCCGCGACGACACGATGCTGGCCGGCGTGCTCGCCTGTGAACTCGAGCGCGAAGGACAGGTCTTCTGGGTCCACAACAGGGTGCAGGGCTTGGAGCGCGTGGTGGAACACGCGAAAAAACTCGCGCCGCAGGCCAGGGTGGGCATGGCCCACGGTCAGATGAGCGAAACTGCCTTGGAAGAAACTATGCACAAATTTTGGCACGGAGATCTGGATATCCTGGTCTGTACGTCCATTGTGGAATCGGGCCTGGATTTTCCGCGCGCCAACACCCTTGTCGTCGATCATGCCCAGATGTTCGGCCTGGGGCAGCTCTATCAGCTCCGCGGCCGCGTGGGTCGCAGCGACAGACAGGCCTATGCCTTTTTTGTCGTTCCGGCCGACGGGCGCCTGAGCGTTGTGGCAGAAGAACGTCTGCGCATCATTCAGGACATGGACTATCTGGGCGCGGGCTTTCAGCTGGCTATGGAAGACCTGCGGCTGCGCGGGGCCGGCAATATCCTCGGCGAAGTGCAGTCCGGCCACATGAGCCGGGTCGGCCTCGACCTTTACCTGGAAATGCTGGAGGAATCCGTTGCCCGCCTGAAGGGCGAACAGCCGGCCCTCGTCGCTGAAACGGAGCTGACGTTGGGGCTGCCCGCGCATATTCCCTCGTCGTATATTGAAGACGGCCACGAGCGCCTGCGCTGCTACAAGACCCTGACTGCCGCGACGGACGGCGCGGACAGGGAGAAAGAGGCTCTTTCCATCCGGGACCGTTTCGGCCCTCTGCCCGAAGAATTGCGGCATTTTCTGGCCGTGCTTGACTGCAAGCAGTTTTTTGCGCAACTCCAAGTGCAGAAGGCCGATGTTCGTCGCGACTGCCTGCGCCTGACCTGGGCTGAAGGGCAGTCTGCCGTATTGCCGGAACGTCTGGTGGAACTGGCGACAAAAACGCCGCGCGCGCGGCTGCACCCCCCGGCCGGGCTGACGCTGCCGCTGCCGGAAGGGCTGTCTTTTCCCGACGGTTTGCTGCAAATCCGGCGTACACTGGAAACCGCTCAGGTCAATACAAGAATTGACGGCCCGTAA
- a CDS encoding IscA/HesB family protein, protein MLELTDTARKELESYFADKEKATIRIFSAAGCGGPRLALALDEPAGTDHTEESNGVTFCIDKELLGQVQGVKINLTYMGFAVDPLVPFASTGESVCASCGSGCATQAGLLPNTRSCPV, encoded by the coding sequence ATGCTGGAATTGACAGACACCGCCCGTAAGGAGCTTGAATCTTATTTTGCGGATAAGGAAAAAGCAACCATCAGGATTTTCTCTGCAGCCGGCTGTGGCGGGCCGCGTCTCGCACTGGCTCTGGACGAACCTGCTGGCACTGATCATACTGAAGAAAGCAACGGTGTTACCTTCTGCATTGACAAAGAATTGCTCGGTCAGGTACAGGGGGTCAAAATCAACTTGACCTATATGGGTTTTGCCGTTGACCCGCTTGTGCCCTTTGCCTCGACAGGGGAAAGCGTGTGCGCTTCCTGCGGAAGCGGTTGCGCCACGCAAGCGGGGCTGCTCCCCAACACAAGAAGCTGCCCGGTATAA
- a CDS encoding master DNA invertase Mpi family serine-type recombinase yields MNYGYIRVSSDRQTVENQRFEITNFAERNHLQFDGWIEESISGTKSYLKRELGNLLKKIHKDDLIICAELSRLGRNLFMIMEILNLCMNKESKVWTIKDNDRLGEDIQSKVLAFAFGLSVEIKRNLISQRTKEALARKRAEGVVLGRPKGRKSSKVKLSRKEETIRDLLKQRVAKTEIARIFGVN; encoded by the coding sequence ATGAATTACGGATACATCCGAGTAAGCAGCGATAGGCAGACCGTGGAAAATCAACGTTTTGAAATCACAAATTTTGCTGAACGCAACCATCTGCAATTTGACGGATGGATTGAGGAAAGCATCAGCGGAACTAAAAGCTATCTTAAACGTGAACTCGGCAACCTGCTGAAAAAAATCCATAAGGATGACCTGATAATCTGTGCTGAATTGTCTCGCTTGGGACGTAACCTATTTATGATCATGGAAATTCTGAATTTGTGTATGAATAAAGAGTCTAAGGTGTGGACAATAAAGGATAACGACCGATTAGGTGAGGATATTCAAAGCAAGGTACTGGCATTTGCTTTTGGATTATCCGTTGAAATTAAACGCAACCTTATAAGTCAGAGAACGAAGGAAGCGCTTGCCAGAAAACGGGCTGAAGGGGTTGTGTTGGGTAGACCCAAGGGAAGGAAATCCAGCAAAGTCAAGCTGTCAAGAAAAGAAGAAACAATTCGCGATCTTCTGAAACAACGGGTTGCAAAGACAGAAATAGCGCGAATTTTCGGTGTCAATTAG
- a CDS encoding precorrin-2 dehydrogenase/sirohydrochlorin ferrochelatase family protein, which yields MLDNNIPTPLYPLFLSLEGKHCLLVGFGHVGQRKLPRLLLSAPASVLVLDTVAPSNRALPLLADSRVHFERRDCSRDDVIGKILVFAATDNKAENVRIADIAQKVGVLCNCASAPESGSFFVPAVARQGALAAALSTGGASPALARQWRRELETWLAPRAHTASLLGRMRPLILALRHAPEKKTQLFQKLASSPLQQWLADDEFERCREWLKAELPAELHVHITELLNDLS from the coding sequence ATGCTGGACAACAATATACCCACGCCGCTTTACCCTCTTTTCCTGTCCCTGGAAGGGAAGCATTGTCTCTTGGTCGGCTTTGGTCATGTAGGTCAGCGCAAGCTCCCTCGATTGTTGCTCAGCGCCCCGGCTTCTGTACTTGTTCTGGATACAGTCGCTCCGTCAAATAGGGCTTTGCCCCTGCTGGCGGACAGCCGCGTGCATTTTGAACGCAGGGACTGTTCCCGGGATGACGTCATTGGTAAAATCCTTGTTTTTGCCGCTACAGACAACAAGGCAGAAAACGTCAGGATAGCTGACATTGCGCAAAAAGTGGGAGTATTGTGTAATTGCGCATCGGCGCCGGAATCAGGGAGTTTTTTTGTCCCCGCTGTAGCCCGTCAAGGTGCGCTTGCGGCAGCGCTCTCCACAGGTGGGGCAAGCCCGGCTCTGGCGCGGCAATGGCGTCGTGAACTTGAGACATGGCTCGCCCCCCGTGCGCATACGGCATCTCTGCTGGGCCGAATGCGCCCTCTCATTCTTGCCTTGCGCCACGCGCCGGAGAAAAAGACACAGCTGTTCCAAAAACTGGCGTCATCGCCATTGCAGCAGTGGCTTGCAGATGACGAGTTCGAACGTTGTCGTGAATGGCTTAAGGCAGAATTGCCTGCGGAACTGCACGTCCATATCACGGAGTTGCTCAATGATCTCTCCTGA
- the ccsA gene encoding cytochrome c biogenesis protein CcsA produces the protein MISPECATLPTLLLCGVSSIAGIVGMLARSAFLRRLGVWLAVAVFISQSLMLMLGFHKALPSGLSLGAYFQLFAWFVLLCGLIVWRKIKQETPLLFATPLCLMLFAMSMSFLDAAVPLPALLKAPFYALHIGALFLSLGLLAIAFFAALLFLFLEGRIKSKQRTQGFWQDMPAIALLDKTNALTVLTAFPLYTLGIMSGLLWAKPVFGSSMTGDPKEVMSIVIWLIFAVLFHNRLVNNWKGRKPARFVVLIFLLCLFSIVVVNTVMNTHHAFMRG, from the coding sequence ATGATCTCTCCTGAATGTGCAACACTCCCCACTCTTCTTCTCTGTGGCGTTTCAAGTATTGCCGGCATTGTCGGCATGTTGGCCCGCAGCGCCTTTTTAAGGCGACTGGGGGTCTGGCTTGCCGTCGCCGTTTTTATCTCTCAATCCCTGATGCTGATGCTCGGCTTCCACAAGGCCTTGCCTAGCGGGCTGAGTCTGGGCGCATATTTTCAATTGTTTGCCTGGTTTGTTTTACTGTGCGGCCTTATTGTATGGCGTAAAATCAAACAGGAGACCCCGCTGCTTTTTGCAACGCCTTTATGTCTGATGCTTTTTGCCATGTCAATGTCCTTTCTTGACGCGGCTGTACCTCTGCCCGCATTATTGAAAGCGCCCTTTTACGCGCTGCACATCGGCGCTCTTTTTTTAAGTTTAGGCCTGTTGGCCATTGCCTTTTTCGCGGCCCTACTTTTTCTCTTTCTTGAAGGACGCATCAAGAGCAAACAGCGCACGCAGGGCTTCTGGCAGGACATGCCTGCTATCGCCCTGCTGGACAAAACCAACGCCTTGACCGTGTTAACGGCTTTTCCGCTCTATACCTTGGGCATTATGTCCGGACTGCTTTGGGCAAAACCCGTATTTGGATCTTCAATGACAGGGGATCCCAAAGAAGTGATGAGCATTGTGATCTGGCTGATCTTTGCCGTGCTTTTTCACAACCGCCTTGTCAATAACTGGAAGGGGCGCAAGCCGGCGCGATTTGTCGTGCTGATCTTTTTGCTCTGTCTTTTTTCCATTGTTGTGGTCAACACCGTCATGAACACGCATCACGCTTTTATGCGGGGATAA
- the hemA gene encoding glutamyl-tRNA reductase codes for MESDIYLVGLNHRTAGVDVRERFALADHCDQEHWALPCEGGIHESIILSTCNRVELLATGQGDVAGQMLNYWANARGAGVEDLQPYIYIHKSLEAVRHIFSVASSLDSMVLGEPQILGQLKTAYRKAVACRATGVILNRLLHKAFSVAKRVRTETAVASNAVSISYAAVELAKRIFGDMHAHKMLLVGAGEMAELAAAHLLQNGIDEIFVANRTFSRGQQLAEQFHGRAVPFDKLTELLTTVDIIITSTGAPEPVIRARDIRAVLKTRKNRPMFFIDIAVPRDIDPDVNALDNVYLYDIDDLKEVVEENLSNRRDEANKARKIVNEEVNFFAKWLTGLDAQPTIVALIQRGEQIAQEEISRTLRRIGDHDPKHRAALEAMAGALARKFNHDPIMFLKRGSMSREGSSARISMIRQIFNIDNVSV; via the coding sequence ATGGAAAGTGACATCTATCTTGTCGGACTGAATCACCGCACAGCCGGTGTAGATGTGCGCGAACGTTTCGCCTTGGCGGATCACTGTGATCAAGAACACTGGGCCTTGCCGTGCGAGGGTGGAATACATGAAAGCATAATTCTTTCCACCTGTAATCGTGTTGAGCTTCTGGCTACAGGTCAAGGGGATGTGGCCGGTCAGATGCTCAATTATTGGGCAAATGCGCGCGGCGCAGGCGTTGAGGATCTTCAGCCATATATATATATACATAAAAGCCTCGAAGCCGTACGGCATATTTTTTCTGTGGCATCCAGTCTGGATTCTATGGTTCTGGGGGAGCCGCAGATTCTTGGCCAGCTGAAGACCGCCTATCGCAAGGCAGTGGCATGTCGCGCAACAGGCGTTATACTGAATCGTCTGCTTCACAAGGCATTTTCTGTTGCGAAGCGCGTGAGAACAGAAACAGCGGTTGCTTCCAATGCTGTTTCCATCAGTTATGCTGCCGTGGAACTTGCTAAACGCATTTTCGGGGACATGCATGCCCACAAAATGTTGTTGGTGGGTGCCGGAGAAATGGCTGAACTCGCCGCTGCACATCTTCTCCAGAACGGCATCGACGAAATTTTTGTTGCGAATCGCACTTTTTCTCGCGGGCAGCAGCTGGCGGAACAATTTCATGGGCGTGCAGTGCCTTTTGACAAGCTGACCGAACTGCTTACCACTGTTGATATCATCATAACCTCCACTGGAGCGCCGGAACCTGTCATACGTGCGCGAGACATACGGGCTGTGCTCAAAACGCGAAAAAATCGTCCTATGTTTTTTATTGATATAGCGGTGCCCCGCGATATAGATCCGGATGTCAACGCGTTGGACAATGTCTATCTTTATGACATTGATGATCTTAAAGAGGTTGTTGAAGAAAATCTGTCTAATCGGCGTGATGAAGCGAACAAAGCCAGGAAAATTGTGAATGAGGAAGTAAATTTTTTTGCAAAGTGGCTCACGGGGCTTGACGCCCAGCCGACTATTGTCGCGCTGATCCAGCGCGGAGAACAGATTGCCCAGGAAGAAATATCCCGCACATTGCGGCGCATAGGAGATCATGATCCAAAACATCGCGCGGCGCTCGAAGCGATGGCAGGGGCATTGGCGCGCAAATTCAACCATGACCCGATCATGTTTCTGAAGCGCGGCAGCATGTCCCGGGAAGGCAGCAGCGCGCGCATCAGCATGATACGACAAATTTTCAACATTGATAACGTCTCGGTATAA
- the tilS gene encoding tRNA lysidine(34) synthetase TilS yields MNFSLDIHDLSPNSARLCLAVEQFIHGQLGFDRASRLLLAVSGGADSSALALILRILAPRLGLELSAMTVNHGLQPDAACTAAAAAAFCARLGIPCTTRTADVAGMAAREHLGLEEAGRHLRYAILAEERRAAEADFIVLGHHCADLTEDILMRLTRGSGWPAMAGMRARDDSRHLLRPLLCCKPHALRSILREYRFVWREDISNTDMRFKRNRMRHAVIPLLYKENPSLDSTMADLWRLAQQDRDYWDKTLAEITARHSWKKDPQGLCLPKEMLQGLHPAVRLRLYHKAVSSLIDGTNGTCHGQARAGTLTALDTALQAGRGETRFQLPGGIEASIHKGSVYFCLPGKLVRHNTMS; encoded by the coding sequence ATGAATTTTTCACTGGATATTCACGACCTGTCACCGAACTCGGCCAGGCTGTGCCTTGCGGTGGAGCAATTTATTCATGGACAGTTGGGGTTTGATCGCGCTTCCAGATTATTGCTGGCTGTCTCCGGCGGAGCGGATTCCTCTGCTCTGGCACTGATTTTGCGCATACTCGCACCGCGTCTTGGTCTTGAATTGTCTGCCATGACTGTCAATCACGGGCTGCAGCCGGATGCGGCCTGCACAGCGGCCGCGGCTGCGGCGTTCTGCGCGCGGCTTGGCATCCCCTGTACGACACGAACAGCTGATGTGGCAGGCATGGCGGCCAGAGAACATCTGGGTCTGGAGGAAGCAGGTCGTCACCTTCGTTACGCCATTCTTGCAGAAGAGCGCCGGGCAGCAGAGGCTGATTTTATAGTGCTTGGCCATCATTGCGCAGATTTGACTGAAGACATACTCATGCGGCTCACGCGTGGATCAGGTTGGCCGGCAATGGCCGGCATGAGGGCGCGTGATGATTCTCGGCATCTGCTGCGGCCTTTGCTCTGCTGTAAGCCCCACGCGCTCAGATCCATCCTGCGGGAATACCGCTTTGTCTGGCGCGAGGATATCAGCAATACAGACATGCGTTTTAAACGCAACCGCATGCGTCATGCTGTTATACCCTTGCTGTATAAAGAAAATCCCTCTCTGGACAGCACAATGGCAGACCTTTGGCGGCTGGCGCAGCAGGACAGGGATTATTGGGACAAAACACTTGCTGAAATAACTGCGCGACATTCATGGAAAAAAGATCCACAAGGCCTGTGCTTGCCGAAGGAAATGCTGCAAGGGCTGCACCCGGCCGTCAGGCTACGTCTTTACCACAAGGCTGTATCTTCGCTCATTGACGGCACGAATGGAACTTGCCACGGTCAGGCAAGAGCCGGCACGTTGACGGCATTGGACACAGCACTGCAAGCAGGGCGCGGCGAAACCCGTTTTCAGTTGCCGGGGGGGATTGAAGCCAGCATACATAAAGGCTCTGTATATTTTTGTCTGCCCGGAAAACTCGTCAGGCACAATACAATGTCTTAA
- a CDS encoding FAD-dependent oxidoreductase, translated as MSRLSTVHNHERMSTQNLLLAIESAVAKGETDFYIEASGQHDIGGPLWNRDGKKLTFKVSNPGQRVGSMCMSNTEIVVDGPAPADAGWLNSGGRIVVLGDAGDTAGHCAAGGVIYIGGSAGTRSGSLMKHDPLYEPPELWVLENVGSFSFEFMGGGKAVVCGCESQNLPSVLGERPCVGMVGGVVYFRGHVASLPADVRISSLNEDDIAWLDGGLKNFINAVDRPELYHELAVWAQWQKITPLSFEERGRAKAVSIGAFRASEWIRDGIFSDVFHDDFQVNALVARGEDRLRVPYWENARFAAPCEFFCPASIPSQQRFNLLREGKIEDAYRLLLEYTPFPGSVCGSVCPNPCMDGCTRSVVDSPVQIGRLGSCSADISVEKPAQLSGKHLGVIGGGVGGLTAAWQLARMGHEVTVYEADSGMGGKLEQVIPRERLNHDILCRELNRIEKAGVHFVTDFPVDAERFNALRKKHDALIVATGGHVPRIFPWPGHEKAVAGIDFLKAVNRGENPRVPANVLVIGCGNAGMDAAGGAYAVGARKVICVDVQKPAAFAHEIAHIESLGGEMVWPVQIKEITDQGLITEDGRLIPGEMVIIAIGESPDLSYITDEVKKFRDWLVPSENLSILDGVFAVGDVIKPGLLAHAVGTGRQAAFAADAYLRGATFQPENKQEIPALRLHTAYFARCHASDLPTPQEDFTRCVSCGTCRDCGFCLKTCPETAIDRKNLGNSAFEYVSDPARCIGCGICAGVCPCGIWTMRPNRDLG; from the coding sequence ATGTCGCGCCTCAGCACAGTGCACAATCACGAGCGTATGTCAACCCAGAATCTGCTGCTGGCTATTGAGAGCGCCGTGGCAAAGGGCGAGACGGATTTTTATATTGAGGCCTCGGGCCAGCACGACATCGGCGGCCCTCTTTGGAACCGGGACGGGAAAAAACTGACGTTCAAGGTCAGCAACCCCGGCCAGCGGGTTGGTTCCATGTGCATGTCCAATACAGAAATTGTGGTCGATGGGCCGGCTCCGGCTGACGCAGGCTGGCTGAACTCAGGCGGGCGTATTGTGGTGCTCGGCGACGCGGGGGATACGGCGGGGCATTGCGCTGCGGGCGGCGTCATTTATATCGGCGGCAGCGCAGGCACGCGTTCAGGCTCTCTGATGAAACACGATCCGCTTTATGAGCCGCCGGAACTCTGGGTGCTGGAGAATGTCGGCAGTTTTTCTTTTGAATTTATGGGCGGCGGCAAGGCTGTGGTTTGCGGCTGCGAAAGTCAGAATCTGCCCTCTGTGCTGGGCGAACGCCCCTGTGTGGGCATGGTCGGAGGGGTTGTGTATTTTCGCGGACATGTCGCTTCGTTGCCGGCGGACGTGCGGATAAGCTCCCTCAATGAAGATGATATCGCCTGGCTTGACGGAGGTCTCAAAAATTTTATCAATGCCGTTGACAGGCCTGAGCTGTACCACGAGCTTGCCGTCTGGGCGCAGTGGCAGAAAATCACGCCGCTCTCGTTTGAGGAACGCGGGCGGGCCAAGGCTGTAAGCATAGGCGCATTTCGCGCCAGTGAATGGATCAGGGACGGGATATTCAGTGACGTCTTTCACGACGATTTTCAAGTCAATGCCCTTGTGGCGCGCGGTGAGGATCGTTTGCGCGTGCCGTATTGGGAAAATGCCCGCTTTGCCGCCCCCTGTGAATTTTTCTGTCCGGCTTCCATTCCAAGCCAGCAGCGTTTTAATCTGCTGCGTGAGGGCAAGATTGAAGATGCCTATCGTCTGCTGCTTGAATATACGCCGTTTCCTGGTTCTGTTTGCGGCAGCGTTTGCCCCAATCCCTGTATGGATGGATGCACGCGCAGCGTGGTGGACAGCCCCGTGCAGATCGGCAGGCTTGGCTCATGTTCGGCGGATATTTCTGTAGAAAAACCGGCACAGTTAAGTGGCAAACATCTTGGGGTGATCGGCGGCGGCGTGGGCGGTTTGACCGCCGCATGGCAGCTTGCCCGCATGGGGCACGAAGTGACGGTGTATGAAGCGGACTCCGGAATGGGCGGCAAGCTTGAGCAGGTCATCCCGCGTGAGCGGTTGAATCATGACATTTTGTGCAGGGAGCTTAACCGCATCGAAAAGGCCGGCGTCCATTTTGTGACGGATTTTCCTGTGGACGCCGAACGCTTCAATGCTCTGCGCAAAAAGCACGACGCCCTGATTGTGGCCACAGGCGGGCATGTTCCGCGTATTTTCCCCTGGCCGGGGCATGAGAAAGCCGTGGCCGGCATTGATTTTTTGAAAGCCGTGAACAGAGGGGAAAACCCGCGCGTGCCGGCGAATGTTCTCGTTATCGGTTGCGGCAACGCCGGCATGGATGCGGCCGGCGGCGCGTATGCCGTGGGCGCGCGTAAGGTGATCTGTGTTGACGTGCAAAAACCCGCCGCTTTTGCTCATGAGATTGCCCATATAGAATCTCTTGGCGGCGAGATGGTCTGGCCTGTTCAGATAAAGGAAATCACGGACCAGGGCCTGATAACGGAGGACGGCAGGCTGATCCCCGGTGAAATGGTGATCATCGCCATCGGCGAATCACCCGATCTTTCCTACATCACTGATGAGGTCAAAAAATTTCGGGACTGGCTTGTGCCCAGCGAAAACCTGAGTATTCTGGACGGCGTGTTCGCCGTGGGCGACGTGATTAAACCGGGCCTTCTGGCGCACGCCGTAGGCACAGGACGTCAGGCGGCTTTTGCCGCGGACGCATATCTGCGCGGCGCAACCTTCCAGCCCGAAAACAAGCAGGAAATTCCGGCACTGCGGTTGCACACCGCGTATTTTGCCAGATGTCACGCCTCTGACCTGCCGACGCCGCAGGAGGACTTTACACGGTGCGTCAGCTGCGGCACCTGCAGGGACTGTGGCTTCTGCCTCAAAACCTGCCCGGAAACGGCCATCGACCGCAAGAATCTGGGGAACAGCGCGTTTGAGTATGTTTCTGATCCGGCCCGCTGCATCGGTTGCGGCATCTGCGCCGGCGTTTGCCCCTGCGGCATCTGGACTATGCGCCCTAATCGGGATTTAGGTTGA